A genomic segment from Amia ocellicauda isolate fAmiCal2 chromosome 13, fAmiCal2.hap1, whole genome shotgun sequence encodes:
- the LOC136766284 gene encoding uncharacterized protein LOC136766284 isoform X1 gives METSLLKGLICILIFDLCKSQDHVSSVAPVFLDSNLPTAVSTLESHNITEFTMATQGDLVVVDTETETTQQSSTNEQDLTPAPADTYLPSQSQAPEILNSHGESNVMGGEISEESNDFNEIITPKDELLNKDSDGKVIPTLENVVEVIPATLSSLLSKEEGNSNNLFQKTNDSTEIVTLGLEAWKIGAISAAAFLFLETIVIVVYCLKCRKRRIRMTLPVKMSEDSEAAETIHEESNENTLTGGDVRVNQISSNGSWEPSQNEEKKTKDNSLQDMPKDVKTSVL, from the exons ATGGAAACTTCTCTACTAAAAGGACTGATCTGCATTCTTATTTTTGATCTTTGCAAGTCTCAAG ATCATGTTTCTTCAGTGGCACCAGTTTTTCTTGATTCAAATTTGCCAACTGCAGTGTCAACACTGGAAAGCCACAACATCACAGAGTTCACCATGGCAACACAGGGGGATTTAGTTGTGGTTgatacagaaacagaaacaacacaacaaagcaGCACAAATGAGCAAG ATTTGACTCCAGCCCCTGCTGATACCTACTTACCATCTCAATCACAAGCTCCTGAGATACTCAACTCACACGGAGAAAGCAATGTAATGGGGGGAGAAATCAGTGAAGAGTCAAATGACTTCAATGAGATTATTACACCCAAAGATGAACTTTTGAACAAGGACTCTGATGGCAAGGTTATCCCCACTCTGGAAAATGTTGTGGAGGTAATTCCGGCAACTCTTTCTTCTCTACTTTCAAAAGAGGAAGGAAACAGCAATAATTTGttccaaaaaacaaatgattctacag AGATTGTCACCCTGGGCCTTGAGGCTTGGAAAATTGGTGCAATTTCTGCAGCTGCATTTTTATTCCTGGAGACAATCGTTATTGTTGTTTACTGCTTGAAGTGCAGGAAAAGGAGAATAAG AATGACATTGCCAGTAAAAATGTCTGAAGACAGTGAGGCAGCAGAGACAATTCATGAGGAGTCCAACGAAAACACACTCACTGGTGGGGATGTACGAGTGAACCA GATTTCCTCAAATGGATCCTGGGAGCCATCACAGAATGAGGAGAAAAAGACTAAGGATAACAGTCTTCAGGACATGCCAAAAGATGTTAAGACATCAGTTCTGTAA
- the LOC136766284 gene encoding uncharacterized protein LOC136766284 isoform X2, with protein sequence MATQGDLVVVDTETETTQQSSTNEQDLTPAPADTYLPSQSQAPEILNSHGESNVMGGEISEESNDFNEIITPKDELLNKDSDGKVIPTLENVVEVIPATLSSLLSKEEGNSNNLFQKTNDSTEIVTLGLEAWKIGAISAAAFLFLETIVIVVYCLKCRKRRIRMTLPVKMSEDSEAAETIHEESNENTLTGGDVRVNQISSNGSWEPSQNEEKKTKDNSLQDMPKDVKTSVL encoded by the exons ATGGCAACACAGGGGGATTTAGTTGTGGTTgatacagaaacagaaacaacacaacaaagcaGCACAAATGAGCAAG ATTTGACTCCAGCCCCTGCTGATACCTACTTACCATCTCAATCACAAGCTCCTGAGATACTCAACTCACACGGAGAAAGCAATGTAATGGGGGGAGAAATCAGTGAAGAGTCAAATGACTTCAATGAGATTATTACACCCAAAGATGAACTTTTGAACAAGGACTCTGATGGCAAGGTTATCCCCACTCTGGAAAATGTTGTGGAGGTAATTCCGGCAACTCTTTCTTCTCTACTTTCAAAAGAGGAAGGAAACAGCAATAATTTGttccaaaaaacaaatgattctacag AGATTGTCACCCTGGGCCTTGAGGCTTGGAAAATTGGTGCAATTTCTGCAGCTGCATTTTTATTCCTGGAGACAATCGTTATTGTTGTTTACTGCTTGAAGTGCAGGAAAAGGAGAATAAG AATGACATTGCCAGTAAAAATGTCTGAAGACAGTGAGGCAGCAGAGACAATTCATGAGGAGTCCAACGAAAACACACTCACTGGTGGGGATGTACGAGTGAACCA GATTTCCTCAAATGGATCCTGGGAGCCATCACAGAATGAGGAGAAAAAGACTAAGGATAACAGTCTTCAGGACATGCCAAAAGATGTTAAGACATCAGTTCTGTAA
- the LOC136766681 gene encoding 5,6-dihydroxyindole-2-carboxylic acid oxidase-like: protein MWSCGFLVTLCAVLVRCQFPRECVSPAGLRSGECCPSPSGDPSNICGSSTGRGQCVSISVDRRPHGPQYPHDGQDDRERWPLTFFNRTCRCNGNFSGYNCGRCRHGFTGVNCDQRTAVVRRNIMEMSADQKRFFVNALDQAKRTIHPDIVIATRRYQEVFGPDGNTMQFENISIYNFFVWSHYYSVSKTFLGPGQQSFGGVDFSHEGPGFLTWHRFHLIQLERDMQDMLQDPSFALPYWNFAIGGNSCDICTDDLMGARSNFEQNSVSSNSIFSQWRVICESVEDYDILGTICNSTESNPIRRNPGGNVARPMVQRLPEPQDVADCLEVGLFDTPPFYSTSPESFRNTIEGYNAPNGSYDPIVRSLHNLAHLFLNGTGGQTHLSPNDPIFLLLHTFTDAIFDEWLRRHSPDANAYPLENAPIGHNRGYNMVPFWPPVTNVEMFVPAPDNLGYTYEVQWPSRPYSLTEIITIAIVAALILLAIIFAATTCAVRAKSYNPGKNESRQPLLGDQYQRYSEDRERNHDKTQSMV, encoded by the exons ATGTGGAGCTGCGGGTTCCTGGTGACCCTGTGCGCGGTGCTGGTGCGCTGCCAGTTCCCCAGAGAGTGTGTGAGCCCGGCCGGCCTCCGCAGTGGGGAGTGCTGTCCGTCTCCCAGTGGGGACCCCAGTAACATCtgcggctccagcaccggccgGGGACAGTGTGTGTCCATCAGTGTAGACAGACGGCCCCACGGCCCGCAGTACCCGCACGACGGACAGGATGACCGGGAGCGCTGGCCCCTCACCTTCTTCAACCGGACGTGCCGGTGCAATGGCAACTTCTCCGGCTACAACTGTGGACGGTGCCGGCATGGCTTTACTGGGGTGAACTGCGACCAGCGGACGGCTGTGG TCAGGAGAAATATAATGGAAATGAGTGCAGACCAGAAACGATTTTTTGTGAATGCATTAGACCAAGCCAAACGCACAATTCACCCAGACATCGTTATTGCAACCAGACGTTATCAGGAGGTCTTTGGACCTGATGGCAACACTATGCAGTTTGAGAATATATCCATCTACAATTTCTTTGTGTGGTCACACTATTATTCTGTCAGCAAAACCTTCCTTGGACCTGGGCAGCAAAGTTTTGGAGGAGTAGATTTTTCCCATGAGGGACCTGGTTTTCTTACCTGGCACAGGTTTCACCTGATACAGCTTGAGAGGGACATGCAG GATATGCTTCAAGACCCATCTTTTGCACTTCCATATTGGAACTTTGCCATTGGTGGAAACAGCTGTGATATATGTACAGATGACTTAATGGGAGCAAGAAGTAACTTTGAACAAAACTCAGTCAGTTCAAACTCCATCTTCTCTCAGTGGAGAGTTATTTGTGAAAGTGTTGAAGACTATGACATTCTTGGAACCATATGCAACA GTACGGAGAGTAATCCTATCAGAAGAAACCCTGGTGGGAACGTTGCCAGGCCTATGGTGCAACGCCTTCCTGAACCACAGGATGTCGCTGACTGTTTAGAAGTTGGTCTGTTTGACACGCCCCCTTTCTATTCCACTTCACCAGAGAGTTTCCGCAACACAATAGAAG GTTATAATGCACCTAATGGAAGCTATGACCCAATTGTTCGCAGTTTGCACAATCTAGCTCACCTGTTCCTGAATGGTACTGGAGGTCAGACCCATTTGTCACCCAACGACCCCATATTTCTGTTGCTGCATACTTTTACTGATGCCATTTTTGATGAGTGGTTAAGAAGGCATAGCCCTG ATGCAAATGCTTACCCTTTGGAAAATGCCCCAATTGGTCACAACAGGGGTTATAATATGGTCCCCTTCTGGCCTCCAGTTACCAATGTTGAGATGTTTGTACCTGCACCCGATAACCTTGGATACACATATGAGGTTCAATGGCCAA GTCGTCCTTACAGCCTTACAGAGATCATAACTATTGCTATTGTGGCAGCTCTGATTTTACTTGCTATCATCTTTGCTGCCACCACCTGTGCTGTACGTGCAAAATCATACAACCCTGGCAAAAATGAATCTCGGCA